The DNA sequence CGTCGGCGCCCGGCGAGGAGCTGACGAAGCACTCCTTCAGTTCTTTCGGCGCGCAGTTCTGCGAGGTCCGCGTGCACCAGTGGACCCGCGAGGTGCGGGTGTCGCGCATGCTCGGCGTGTTCGACACCGGCCGGATCATCAACGCGCGGGCGGCACGCAGCCAGCTGATGGGCGGGATGATCTGGGGCCTGTCGGCCGCGCTGCACGAGGGTCTCGGGATCGAGGCGAACGGCCGGCTCGCCAACGGCGACTTCGCCAGCTACCTGCTCCCGGTGAACGCGGACATCCCGGAGGTCGACGTCCACTTCGTCGAGTACCCGGACACGCTGCACAACGCCGTGGGCGCCAAGGGGCTCGGCGAGATCGGCACGGTCGGCATGGCCGCCGCGATCGCCAACGCCGTGCACAACGCCACCGGCGTCCGGGTCCGGCACATCCCGATCACCATCGAGGACCTGCTGGCGGAGGCTAAGCCGCAGTAGCGATCCCGGCGGCCGCTCCCGATGACACGCTCGACGTCGCCGGGAGCGGCCGCCGCCGTTCCGCGGCGCGGCGGCGGGGCGTCCACATAGGACACTTCGCGGCCGGGCCCCGGCCCGGCGACCTCGCGTGGTGTCACCGCGCGGTGCCGGAAAGTCACGTCCATCTGCTGGGTTGCTTTACAGAACTGACTCCTTCGGGGCGCCCCTCCCGGCCGTTACCCTTCCGCGACGATCACGGGCCGATTCGCCCATGACGCGACGGGTCCGCCGTCCTAGGCTGACGGGCGACAAAAGGAGTCCCCCGAGAATGCTGATCGACGACCTGGCCGCCGCCCTGCCGGCCGACCGCCTGGTCCGCGACCCGGACGTGCTGCGGAGTTTCGCCCACGACGAAGCCGAATGGGCGCCCCACGGGCAGCCCGCCGTCGTGGTCCGGCCGCACACCGCCGAAGAGGTCCAGACCGTGGTGCGGCAGTGCGTCCGGCACCGCACGCCGCTGGTCCCCCGCGGCGCCGGCACCGGGCTGTCCGGTGGCGCGAACGCCGCCGACGGCTGTGTGGTGCTGGTGACCGACCGGCTGCGCGCGATCAAGGAGATCGACGAGCAGGAACGGCTCGCGGTCCTCGAGCCCGGGGTGGTCAACGACGACCTGCGCGCGGCCTGCGCCGAGCGCGGGCTCTGGTACCCGCCGGACCCGGCGAGCTCACCGTGGTCGACGATCGGCGGCAACGTGGCGACCAACGCCGGCGGCATCTGCTGCGTGAAGTACGGCGTCACCCGCGACTACGTCCTCGGCCTGCAGGTCGTCACCGGCACCGGCGAGCTCGTCCGGCTCGGCCGCCGCACCGCGAAGGGCGTGGCGGGTTACGACCTGGCCGGGCTGATGGTCGGTTCCGAAGGCACGCTGGGCGTCATCACCGAGATCACCGTGCGGCTGCGCCCGGCGCGGGCCGCGGAACGGACGGTGGCCGGCTACTTCGACACGACGGTCGCGGCCGGGGAAGCCGCCGCGGCGGTCGCGGCGCGGGGCGTGCTGCCCTCGGCGCTCGAACTCGTCGACCGGCACTGCCTCGCCGCGGTCGACGCGTGGAAGAACATGGGCCTGAGCGCGGACGCGAACGTCGTGCTCCTGGGCCGCACCGACGCGCCCGGCGCGCAAGGCGAGCACGAAGCCGCCGTGCTGCTCGAATGCTTCGAACAGGCCGGGGCGACGTGGGCCGCGCAGTCGTCCGACCAGGCCGAGGCCGACGCGCTGTTCGACGCCCGGCGCCTCGCCTACCCCGCGCTGGAACGGCTCGGGCCGGTGCTCACCGAGGACGTCTGCGTGCCGACGCAGGCGGTGCCCGAGATGCTCGCCCGGATCGACCGGGCCGCGCTGCGCCACGACGTCGTGATCGCCAACATCGCGCACATCGGCGACGGCAACCTGCACCCGCTGCTGGTGACCCCGCCCGACGACGAGACCGCGCGGAAGAACGCCCAGGCCGCGTTCGACGACATCATCTCCGACGCGCTCGACCTCGGCGGCACGGTCACCGGGGAGCACGGTGTCGGCCTGCTCAAGCGACCCGGCCTGACGCGGGAGCTCGGCCCGGCCGTGCTCGAGCTGCACCGCGCGGTCAAGCGGGCCCTCGACCCGCACCAGATCTTGAACCCCGGCAAGGTTTTCCACGAAGGGACCCCCGCATGACCGAGCCCGTCGTCCCCACCACGTCCGGCGCGGTCCGCGGCGAGCTCACCGCCGCCGGCGTCGCCCGGTTCCGCGGCATCCCGTACGCCGCGGCGCCCGAGGGCGAACTGCGGTTCGCCGAGGCCGTGCCGGCGCCTCCGTGGGAAGACGTCCGCGACGCGCGCAGACCCGGGCCGACCGCTCCGCAGCGCCACCGCGACCTGCCCGGTTTCGACCTCGACCCCGTCGTCGGCCCCGGCTGGCGGCCGGGGCCGGAGTACCTGACGGTCGACGTCTGGACGCCGGACCCCGGCGCGGCCGCGCTGCCGGTGCTCGTGTTCGTGCACGGCGGCGCGTTCATCGGCGGCACCGGCTCGGCCTCGGTCTACGACGGCACGGCGTTCGCGCGGGCCGGGGCGATCCTGGTGACCGTGCAGTACCGGCTCGGCATCGACGGGTTCCTGCCGCTGGACGGCGGTGTGACGAACCTGGGCCTGCGCGATCAGCTGGCGGCGCTGAAGTGGGTGCGGGAGAACATCGCGGCGTTCGGCGGTGATCCCGAAAACGTCACCCTGTTCGGCGAGTCCTCCGGCGCGGTGAGCGTCGCGTGCCTGCTGGCCTCGCCGCTCGCGACCGGGCTGTTCCGCCGGGCCATCGTCCAAAGTGGACATCCGGACATGGTGCGCGGGGTCGTCGAGGCACGGCGGCTCGCCCGGGTCATCGCCGACGAGCTGCACGTCGAGGCCACCGCGGAGGCGTTCCGCAAGGTGTCGACCGAGCAGCTGCTCGACGCCCAGGACGCGGTGCTGCGGCCGGGCGGCGCGCCCGACCTGCGCGACGCGCTGGGTTACGACCGCGGTTACGGGCTCAGCCCGTTCCTGCCGATGGTCGGCGACGACGTGCTGCCGCAGCACCCGGGCAAGGCGATCAAGGCGGGCGCGGGGGCCGACGTCGACCTGATCGTCGGCAGCTGCCGCGAGGAGATGCGGCTCTACCTGGTGCCGACCGGCGTGCTCGAAGCCGTCACCGACGACCAGGCGATCGCGTCGCTGGCCGTGTCGCACCCCG is a window from the Amycolatopsis sp. NBC_00355 genome containing:
- a CDS encoding FAD-binding oxidoreductase; translation: MLIDDLAAALPADRLVRDPDVLRSFAHDEAEWAPHGQPAVVVRPHTAEEVQTVVRQCVRHRTPLVPRGAGTGLSGGANAADGCVVLVTDRLRAIKEIDEQERLAVLEPGVVNDDLRAACAERGLWYPPDPASSPWSTIGGNVATNAGGICCVKYGVTRDYVLGLQVVTGTGELVRLGRRTAKGVAGYDLAGLMVGSEGTLGVITEITVRLRPARAAERTVAGYFDTTVAAGEAAAAVAARGVLPSALELVDRHCLAAVDAWKNMGLSADANVVLLGRTDAPGAQGEHEAAVLLECFEQAGATWAAQSSDQAEADALFDARRLAYPALERLGPVLTEDVCVPTQAVPEMLARIDRAALRHDVVIANIAHIGDGNLHPLLVTPPDDETARKNAQAAFDDIISDALDLGGTVTGEHGVGLLKRPGLTRELGPAVLELHRAVKRALDPHQILNPGKVFHEGTPA
- a CDS encoding carboxylesterase/lipase family protein, producing the protein MTEPVVPTTSGAVRGELTAAGVARFRGIPYAAAPEGELRFAEAVPAPPWEDVRDARRPGPTAPQRHRDLPGFDLDPVVGPGWRPGPEYLTVDVWTPDPGAAALPVLVFVHGGAFIGGTGSASVYDGTAFARAGAILVTVQYRLGIDGFLPLDGGVTNLGLRDQLAALKWVRENIAAFGGDPENVTLFGESSGAVSVACLLASPLATGLFRRAIVQSGHPDMVRGVVEARRLARVIADELHVEATAEAFRKVSTEQLLDAQDAVLRPGGAPDLRDALGYDRGYGLSPFLPMVGDDVLPQHPGKAIKAGAGADVDLIVGSCREEMRLYLVPTGVLEAVTDDQAIASLAVSHPDPAGVLHRYGLGGDRVAGEVLVDALTDLVFRDSVRDLAENHAGRTYRYEFEWRSPLLDGRMGACHGLELPFVFDALDGLSGPRGLLGEHAPRQLAHDLNGAWYRFATTGSPGWLAYTGEDTTFHAGATY